In Janibacter sp. CX7, a single genomic region encodes these proteins:
- a CDS encoding nitrite/sulfite reductase, which translates to MTTRPTRTKSTGAWADGDRTPLNHNEEFKQEDDALNVRARIEDVYAQGGFASISPDDLSGRFRWWGLYTQRKQGLDGTHTGEDGLDDEYFMMRVRSDGGRMSTEQLRTVAGISTEFARDTADVSDRQNIQLHWVRIEDVPEIWRRLESVGLSTTEACGDCPRTMLGSPVAGIDKAEIIDGTPAMDIIKREHIGSPEFSNLPRKYKTAISGSPVLDIAHEINDISFVGVEHPEHGPGFDVWVGGGLSVKPIFAQRLGVWVPIEDVPAVWHGVTSIFRDHGYRRLRNKARLKFLMADWGAEKFRQVLEDDYLGRRLVDGPEAVAPKGSRRDHVGIHEQVDGRVWVGAAPIAGRMTGTKLTRLAELAEAAGSQRIRFTPHQKILVLDVEPDRADALAADLKEIDLDVHPSEWRRNVLACTGLEFCKLALTDTKNRARWTVEELEKRLTIDVPFSIHFNGCPNSCARSQVADVGLKGMLDKREDGTHQEVFQVHLGGALAEETALARKTRALKVAGDDLPDYIERLARTYLAQRDEGESFALWVRRADEDDIR; encoded by the coding sequence GTGACGACCCGCCCCACCCGCACGAAGTCCACCGGCGCCTGGGCCGACGGCGACCGGACCCCGCTGAACCACAACGAGGAGTTCAAGCAGGAGGACGACGCGCTCAACGTGCGTGCGCGGATCGAGGACGTCTACGCCCAGGGCGGCTTCGCCTCGATCTCGCCGGACGACCTGTCCGGTCGCTTCCGCTGGTGGGGGCTGTACACCCAGCGCAAGCAGGGGCTCGACGGCACGCACACCGGCGAGGACGGCCTCGACGACGAGTACTTCATGATGCGCGTGCGCAGCGACGGCGGCCGGATGAGCACCGAGCAGCTGCGCACCGTCGCGGGGATCAGCACCGAGTTCGCCCGGGACACCGCCGACGTCTCCGACCGGCAGAACATCCAGCTGCACTGGGTGCGCATCGAGGACGTGCCGGAGATCTGGCGCCGCCTCGAGTCGGTGGGGCTGTCGACGACGGAGGCCTGCGGCGACTGCCCGCGCACGATGCTCGGCTCGCCGGTCGCCGGCATCGACAAGGCCGAGATCATCGACGGCACCCCGGCCATGGACATCATCAAGCGCGAGCACATCGGCAGCCCCGAGTTCTCCAACCTGCCGCGCAAGTACAAGACGGCGATCTCCGGCTCGCCGGTGCTCGACATCGCCCACGAGATCAACGACATCTCCTTCGTCGGCGTCGAGCACCCCGAGCACGGTCCCGGCTTCGACGTGTGGGTCGGCGGCGGCCTGTCGGTCAAGCCGATCTTCGCCCAGCGTCTCGGCGTCTGGGTCCCGATCGAGGACGTCCCTGCCGTGTGGCACGGGGTCACCTCGATCTTCCGTGATCACGGCTACCGGCGCCTGCGCAACAAGGCCCGGCTGAAGTTCCTCATGGCCGACTGGGGCGCGGAGAAGTTCCGCCAGGTCCTCGAGGACGACTACCTCGGCCGCCGTCTCGTGGACGGTCCGGAGGCGGTCGCTCCGAAGGGGAGCCGCCGCGACCACGTCGGCATCCACGAGCAGGTCGACGGCCGGGTCTGGGTCGGCGCCGCGCCGATCGCCGGACGCATGACGGGGACCAAGCTGACCCGCCTCGCCGAACTGGCGGAGGCGGCCGGCTCGCAGCGGATCCGCTTCACCCCGCACCAGAAGATCCTCGTCCTCGACGTCGAGCCCGACCGGGCGGACGCGCTGGCCGCGGACCTCAAGGAGATCGACCTCGACGTCCACCCGAGCGAGTGGCGCCGCAACGTCCTCGCGTGCACGGGCCTCGAGTTCTGCAAGCTCGCCCTGACCGACACCAAGAACCGCGCCCGGTGGACCGTCGAGGAGCTCGAGAAGCGCCTGACCATCGACGTCCCCTTCAGCATCCACTTCAACGGCTGCCCCAACAGCTGCGCCCGCAGCCAGGTCGCCGACGTGGGCCTCAAGGGCATGCTCGACAAGCGCGAGGACGGCACCCACCAGGAGGTCTTCCAGGTCCACCTCGGTGGCGCCCTCGCGGAGGAGACCGCCCTGGCCCGCAAGACCCGTGCCCTCAAGGTGGCCGGCGACGACCTGCCCGACTACATCGAGCGCCTCGCCCGCACCTACCTCGCCCAGCGGGACGAAGGGGAGTCCTTCGCCCTGTGGGTGCGCCGCGCCGACGAGGACGACATCCGATGA